The proteins below come from a single Drosophila teissieri strain GT53w chromosome 3L, Prin_Dtei_1.1, whole genome shotgun sequence genomic window:
- the LOC122615662 gene encoding 60S ribosomal protein L10a-2 isoform X2, with protein MKVCILGDQQHCDEAKANNVDFMDAEALKKLNKNKKLVKKLAKSYDAFLASESLIKQIPRLLGPGLNKAGKFPALLSHQESMIGKIEEVKSTIKFQMKKVLCLSVAVGHVGMKSDELAQNVNLSINFLVSLLKKNWQNVRSLHVKSSMGPPQRLY; from the coding sequence ATGAAGGTGTGCATTCTTGGCGATCAGCAGCATTGCGATGAAGCCAAGGCCAACAACGTCGACTTCATGGATGCCGAGGCTCTGAAGAAGctgaacaagaacaagaaacTGGTGAAGAAGCTGGCCAAGTCCTATGATGCCTTCCTGGCCTCTGAGTCGCTGATCAAGCAGATTCCTCGTTTGCTTGGACCTGGCTTGAACAAGGCCGGCAAGTTCCCTGCCCTGCTGTCGCATCAGGAGTCTATGATTGGCAAGATCGAGGAGGTTAAGTCGACCATCAAGTTCCAGATGAAGAAGGTGCTCTGCCTGTCCGTCGCCGTCGGTCACGTGGGCATGAAGTCCGACGAGCTGGCCCAAAACGTCAACTTGTCGATCAACTTCTTGGTGTCGCTGTTGAAGAAGAACTGGCAGAATGTGCGCTCCCTGCACGTCAAGTCCTCCATGGGACCGCCCCAGCGTCTTTACTAA
- the LOC122615660 gene encoding NADH-cytochrome b5 reductase 3 isoform X3, whose translation MARIVESNFVPLAVGVVAVLAGALIVHYLLNKKSTKPRREPNRTARLRTLVDPNDKYLLPLIEKENLSHDTRRFRFGLPSKQHVLGLPVGQHIHLIATIDNELVIRPYTPISSDEDVGYVDLVVKVYFKDTHPKFPAGGKMTQHLEQLELGDKISFRGPSGRLQYLGNGTFSIKKLRKDPPKLVTAKRVNMIAGGTGITPMLQLAREVLKRSDKDKTELALLFANQSEKDILLRAELDELAEKHPDQFKVWYTVDKAGEAIKRMPRTGNARFVAWSYNTGHVNDDMMQQHLYAPDEDTLCLLCGPPPMVNYTCIPGLERLGHRAEQRFSY comes from the exons ATGGCCCGCATCGTTGAGAGCAAT TTTGTGCCACTAGCGGTGGGTGTGGTCGCCGTACTCGCAGGCGCCCTGATCGTCCATTATCTGCTGAATAAAAAGTCGACGAAACCACGCCGGGAACCCAATCGCACCGCCAGGCTGCGCACGCTTGTGGATCCCAACGACAAGTATCTGCTGCCACTCATCGAAAAGGAGAATCTGAGCCATGACACTAGGAGATTCCGGTTTGGATTGCCGTCCAAGCAGCACGTCCTTGGCCTGCCTGTTGGTCAGCACATTCATCTGATCGCCACCATCGACAATGAGCTGGTGATTCGGCCATACACACCGATATCGTCCGATGAGGATGTGGGCTACGTTGACCTAGTCGTCAAGGTGTACTTCAAGGACACGCATCCCAAGTTCCCGGCCGGCGGCAAAATGACGCAACACCTGGAGCAGCTCGAGTTAGGGGACAAGATCTCGTTCCGTGGTCCCTCGGGTAGGCTACAATATCTTGGCAATGGCACCTTCTCCATAAAAAAGTTGCGCAAGGATCCGCCCAAGCTCGTGACCGCCAAGCGGGTCAACATGATTGCCGGCGGCACTGGCATTACTCCAATGCTCCAATTGGCCAGAGAAGTGCTCAAGCGCAGCGACAAGGATAAGACTGAACTGGCGTTGCTCTTCGCCAACCAG AGCGAAAAGGACATTCTGCTGCGTGCGGAGTTGGACGAACTGGCCGAGAAGCATCCTGACCAGTTCAAGGTCTGGTACACAGTTGACAAGGCCGGCGAA GCTATTAAACGTATGCCGCGAACGGGAAACGCGCGCTTTGTAGCCTGGTCCTACAACACAGGCCACGTGAACGATGACATGATGCAGCAGCATTTATATGCACCGGACGAGGACACGCTGTGCCTACTGTGTGGTCCTCCGCCCATGGTTAACTACACCTGCATTCCGGGCCTGGAACGGCTCGGTCACCGGGCCGAGCAGAGGTTCAGCTATTAG
- the LOC122616602 gene encoding uncharacterized protein LOC122616602: protein MSGRNDEASVNLEIFKLNTYCWERILSYLSLTEQLHLAASNRQLQMLFETLQHRYRIITESDTANIGETEIHQLLDIVREHVISYETPLAPHSEQEQHLWLLRDYCTSLRHLKMTFRRPRWHDLLQLKSLTSLHVSLHFPNQGMYRDFVCSLKALPHLKKLKLEATSYTGDGLLELENLESLEIGSQRGFDASIVASCCMTMKQLCHLNMGEYTVNLTGEDFRVIVNKGRNLKRLAFSTNLQEYVPYDIVYQLPKLKHLQLWHVDFLKLRLIEGLIRKPGTPLESLILVGHTLEMAQVEHICEISSLRELSVSCNTAFTESLLSLKNLEILDVKMSDVTNDQLLKLLEGCPLLKVFAVRSCRLITFDFVREAIRLYNRRKIQIYLHESSVNWSTLPILNNNTNIQFIKGYLRNPILINKDTCKIY from the coding sequence ATGAGCGGAAGAAACGATGAAGCTTCTGTAAATCTTGAAATCTTCAAACTGAACACCTATTGCTGGGAGAGGATACTGTCCTATTTAAGCCTGACTGAACAACTACATCTCGCCGCCTCAAATCGTCAGCTTCAAATGCTTTTCGAAACGCTACAACACAGATATAGGATCATTACAGAAAGCGACACCGCAAATATCGGCGAAACGGAGATCCATCAGCTATTGGACATTGTTAGAGAGCATGTGATCAGCTATGAGACCCCACTGGCTCCCCATTccgagcaggagcagcatTTGTGGCTGTTGCGGGACTACTGCACGAGCCTGCGACACCTCAAAATGACTTTTCGACGCCCCAGGTGGCACGATCTGTTGCAATTAAAGAGTCTAACATCGCTACATGTCAGCCTGCACTTTCCGAATCAAGGCATGTATAGGGATTTTGTGTGTAGCCTAAAGGCTCTGCCGCACCTAAAGAAACTCAAATTGGAGGCGACATCTTATACGGGCGACGGACTTCTTGAACTGGAGAATTTGGAGTCCTTGGAGATTGGCAGCCAACGCGGATTTGATGCCAGCATTGTGGCCTCGTGCTGCATGACAATGAAGCAGTTGTGCCACCTTAACATGGGTGAATACACCGTCAACCTTACCGGTGAAGACTTTCGTGTAATTGTGAACAAGGGCCGAAATCTGAAGCGGCTTGCTTTTAGTACAAATCTGCAAGAATATGTGCCATACGACATTGTCTACCAGCTCCCCAAATTGAAACACTTGCAGTTGTGGCATGTGGACTTCCTTAAACTTCGTTTAATCGAGGGACTTATTCGAAAACCGGGCACTCCGTTGGAAAGCCTTATTTTGGTGGGTCATACCCTGGAAATGGCACAAGTGGAGCATATCTGCGAGATTTCTTCACTTCGTGAGCTGTCTGTCTCCTGTAACACAGCTTTCACAGAAAGTCTTCTAAGCCTGAAGAATTTAGAAATTTTGGACGTCAAAATGTCAGATGTTACCAACGATCAGCTTTTAAAGCTTCTGGAAGGATGTCcacttttaaaagtgtttgCTGTCCGGTCGTGCAGGCTAATCACCTTCGACTTTGTGCGAGAAGCAATAAGGTTGTATAATCGCAGAAAAATTCAAATCTATTTGCATGAGTCCTCTGTTAATTGGAGCACTCTCCCGATACTGAATAACAATACGAACATTCAGTTTATAAAAGGCTATTTAAGGAATCCCATATTGATAAACAAAGATacttgtaaaatatattaa
- the LOC122615662 gene encoding 60S ribosomal protein L10a-2 isoform X1, protein MASKVSRDTLYEGVNGLLDASAKKKRGFLETVELQIGLKNYDPQKDKRFSGTVKLKHIPRPKMKVCILGDQQHCDEAKANNVDFMDAEALKKLNKNKKLVKKLAKSYDAFLASESLIKQIPRLLGPGLNKAGKFPALLSHQESMIGKIEEVKSTIKFQMKKVLCLSVAVGHVGMKSDELAQNVNLSINFLVSLLKKNWQNVRSLHVKSSMGPPQRLY, encoded by the exons ATGGC GTCGAAGGTTTCGCGTGATACGCTGTATGAGGGCGTCAATGGACTCCTGGACGCTTCGGCAAAGAAGAAGCGTGGCTTCCTCGAGACGGTGGAACTGCAGATCGGCCTGAAGAACTACGATCCCCAGAAGGACAAGCGTTTCTCCGGCACCGTCAA GTTGAAGCACATTCCCCGTCCCAAGATGAAGGTGTGCATTCTTGGCGATCAGCAGCATTGCGATGAAGCCAAGGCCAACAACGTCGACTTCATGGATGCCGAGGCTCTGAAGAAGctgaacaagaacaagaaacTGGTGAAGAAGCTGGCCAAGTCCTATGATGCCTTCCTGGCCTCTGAGTCGCTGATCAAGCAGATTCCTCGTTTGCTTGGACCTGGCTTGAACAAGGCCGGCAAGTTCCCTGCCCTGCTGTCGCATCAGGAGTCTATGATTGGCAAGATCGAGGAGGTTAAGTCGACCATCAAGTTCCAGATGAAGAAGGTGCTCTGCCTGTCCGTCGCCGTCGGTCACGTGGGCATGAAGTCCGACGAGCTGGCCCAAAACGTCAACTTGTCGATCAACTTCTTGGTGTCGCTGTTGAAGAAGAACTGGCAGAATGTGCGCTCCCTGCACGTCAAGTCCTCCATGGGACCGCCCCAGCGTCTTTACTAA
- the LOC122615660 gene encoding NADH-cytochrome b5 reductase 3 isoform X1 yields the protein MARIVESNFVPLAVGVVAVLAGALIVHYLLNKKSTKPRREPNRTARLRTLVDPNDKYLLPLIEKENLSHDTRRFRFGLPSKQHVLGLPVGQHIHLIATIDNELVIRPYTPISSDEDVGYVDLVVKVYFKDTHPKFPAGGKMTQHLEQLELGDKISFRGPSGRLQYLGNGTFSIKKLRKDPPKLVTAKRVNMIAGGTGITPMLQLAREVLKRSDKDKTELALLFANQSEKDILLRAELDELAEKHPDQFKVWYTVDKAGEGWQYSVGFINEDMIAAHLLPAKDDTIVLLCGPPPMINFACNPSLDKLGYHPDTRFAY from the exons ATGGCCCGCATCGTTGAGAGCAAT TTTGTGCCACTAGCGGTGGGTGTGGTCGCCGTACTCGCAGGCGCCCTGATCGTCCATTATCTGCTGAATAAAAAGTCGACGAAACCACGCCGGGAACCCAATCGCACCGCCAGGCTGCGCACGCTTGTGGATCCCAACGACAAGTATCTGCTGCCACTCATCGAAAAGGAGAATCTGAGCCATGACACTAGGAGATTCCGGTTTGGATTGCCGTCCAAGCAGCACGTCCTTGGCCTGCCTGTTGGTCAGCACATTCATCTGATCGCCACCATCGACAATGAGCTGGTGATTCGGCCATACACACCGATATCGTCCGATGAGGATGTGGGCTACGTTGACCTAGTCGTCAAGGTGTACTTCAAGGACACGCATCCCAAGTTCCCGGCCGGCGGCAAAATGACGCAACACCTGGAGCAGCTCGAGTTAGGGGACAAGATCTCGTTCCGTGGTCCCTCGGGTAGGCTACAATATCTTGGCAATGGCACCTTCTCCATAAAAAAGTTGCGCAAGGATCCGCCCAAGCTCGTGACCGCCAAGCGGGTCAACATGATTGCCGGCGGCACTGGCATTACTCCAATGCTCCAATTGGCCAGAGAAGTGCTCAAGCGCAGCGACAAGGATAAGACTGAACTGGCGTTGCTCTTCGCCAACCAG AGCGAAAAGGACATTCTGCTGCGTGCGGAGTTGGACGAACTGGCCGAGAAGCATCCTGACCAGTTCAAGGTCTGGTACACAGTTGACAAGGCCGGCGAAG GTTGGCAGTACAGTGTTGGCTTCATCAATGAGGATATGATCGCCGCCCACCTGCTTCCGGCCAAGGACGATACCATTGTGTTGCTTTGCGGCCCCCCACCTATGATTAACTTTGCCTGCAATCCGTCGCTGGACAAGCTTGGCTACCACCCGGACACCCGTTTTGCCTACTAA
- the LOC122617641 gene encoding alpha-ketoglutarate-dependent dioxygenase alkB homolog 7, mitochondrial encodes MIIQNRSRLIGQILRRCHQQAVEKNARKDNFTAYFGKWPETEQKEFRQHMRIIADFISEPEEQQLHEEIEPYMSRLRYEFDHWDEAIHGFRETERKKWFPKNREVLERVRQVAFDGAIMPYVHILDLAPDGVIKPHVDSTRYCGNTISGISLLSDSVMRLVRTDEQRYQQQSSGTATQPTSQGSEPDAAYRHQPEAPLKNNFYADILLPRRSLYIMSHTARYNFTHEILSKEHSQFRSTLVPKTRRISIICRNEP; translated from the exons ATGATTATCCAGAATAGAAGTCGGCTTATAGGGCAGATTTTGAGACGGTGCCATCAACAAG CGGTTGAAAAGAACGCTAGGAAAGACAATTTTACAGCATATTTTGGAAAATGGCCCGAAACGGAGCAAAAGGAATTTCGCCAGCATATGCGCATTATCGCGGATTTCATTAGTGAGCCAGAGGAACAGCAGCTTCACGAGGAAATCGAACCCTATATGAGCCGCCTGCGCTACGAGTTCGATCACTGGGACGAA GCCATTCACGGTTTTCGGGAGACGGAGCGCAAGAAGTGGTTCCCCAAAAACAGAGAGGTCCTGGAGCGTGTGCGCCAAGTCGCCTTCGATGGAGCAATTATGCCCTATGTCCACATCCTGGATCTTGCGCCCGATGGCGTTATCAAGCCGCATGTGGATAGCACGCGA TACTGCGGCAACACAATCTCTGGGATCAGCTTACTTAGCGACAGTGTGATGCGACTTGTGCGCACGGATGAGCAGCGGTACCAACAGCAATCATCGGGAACTGCAACGCAACCGACATCCCAGGGGTCAGAGCCCGATGCAGCTTATCGCCATCAGCCGGAGGCGCCTCTGAAGAACAATTTCTACGCTGACATCCTGCTGCCCCGCCGCTCCTTGTACATAATGAGCCACACGGCTCGCTACAACTTCACGCACGAGATACTATCCAAGGAGCACTCACAGTTTCGGAGTACGCTGGTGCCAAAGACGCGTCGCATTTCTATTATTTGTCGCAACGAACCCTAA
- the LOC122615660 gene encoding NADH-cytochrome b5 reductase 3 isoform X2, translated as MTEFDFVPLAVGVVAVLAGALIVHYLLNKKSTKPRREPNRTARLRTLVDPNDKYLLPLIEKENLSHDTRRFRFGLPSKQHVLGLPVGQHIHLIATIDNELVIRPYTPISSDEDVGYVDLVVKVYFKDTHPKFPAGGKMTQHLEQLELGDKISFRGPSGRLQYLGNGTFSIKKLRKDPPKLVTAKRVNMIAGGTGITPMLQLAREVLKRSDKDKTELALLFANQSEKDILLRAELDELAEKHPDQFKVWYTVDKAGEGWQYSVGFINEDMIAAHLLPAKDDTIVLLCGPPPMINFACNPSLDKLGYHPDTRFAY; from the exons ATGACGGAATTTGAT TTTGTGCCACTAGCGGTGGGTGTGGTCGCCGTACTCGCAGGCGCCCTGATCGTCCATTATCTGCTGAATAAAAAGTCGACGAAACCACGCCGGGAACCCAATCGCACCGCCAGGCTGCGCACGCTTGTGGATCCCAACGACAAGTATCTGCTGCCACTCATCGAAAAGGAGAATCTGAGCCATGACACTAGGAGATTCCGGTTTGGATTGCCGTCCAAGCAGCACGTCCTTGGCCTGCCTGTTGGTCAGCACATTCATCTGATCGCCACCATCGACAATGAGCTGGTGATTCGGCCATACACACCGATATCGTCCGATGAGGATGTGGGCTACGTTGACCTAGTCGTCAAGGTGTACTTCAAGGACACGCATCCCAAGTTCCCGGCCGGCGGCAAAATGACGCAACACCTGGAGCAGCTCGAGTTAGGGGACAAGATCTCGTTCCGTGGTCCCTCGGGTAGGCTACAATATCTTGGCAATGGCACCTTCTCCATAAAAAAGTTGCGCAAGGATCCGCCCAAGCTCGTGACCGCCAAGCGGGTCAACATGATTGCCGGCGGCACTGGCATTACTCCAATGCTCCAATTGGCCAGAGAAGTGCTCAAGCGCAGCGACAAGGATAAGACTGAACTGGCGTTGCTCTTCGCCAACCAG AGCGAAAAGGACATTCTGCTGCGTGCGGAGTTGGACGAACTGGCCGAGAAGCATCCTGACCAGTTCAAGGTCTGGTACACAGTTGACAAGGCCGGCGAAG GTTGGCAGTACAGTGTTGGCTTCATCAATGAGGATATGATCGCCGCCCACCTGCTTCCGGCCAAGGACGATACCATTGTGTTGCTTTGCGGCCCCCCACCTATGATTAACTTTGCCTGCAATCCGTCGCTGGACAAGCTTGGCTACCACCCGGACACCCGTTTTGCCTACTAA
- the LOC122615661 gene encoding serine/threonine-protein phosphatase 4 catalytic subunit, which yields MSDVDRLVENLRHVPVRLPKELEVRQLCRSLSDLLVGEANLLSLQSPQIVCGDIHGQFEDLLHLLELGGSVQQHRYLFLGDLVDRGKNSLETFLLLSSLKVRHPAQVTLLRGNHECRSATRSYGFYDECLAQYGSANVWRMCCRAFDLLPLAAIIDGNIFCVHGGLSPEIQRLDEFRKLDRCHEIPESGVIADLLWSDPQEAPGWTASPRGHGKLFGGDVVEQFTRSNSISLICRAHQLARDGFRWHFGQKLVTIWSAPNYCYRCGNKAAILRINSVGDYDFKVFEAQALHSKPQPRKPKKRCRQFFL from the coding sequence ATGAGTGATGTGGATCGTCTAGTGGAAAATCTGCGCCATGTGCCGGTCCGTCTGCCCAAGGAGTTGGAGGTTCGCCAGCTGTGCCGCTCGTTGAGTGACTTGCTCGTCGGCGAGGCGAATCTACTGAGCCTGCAGAGTCCGCAAATCGTATGCGGCGACATACACGGGCAGTTCGAGGATCTGCTCCACCTGCTGGAACTAGGCGGATCGGTGCAGCAGCACCGCTACTTGTTTCTGGGTGACCTGGTGGATCGGGGCAAAAACAGCTTGGAGACCTTTCTTCTGCTATCTTCTCTCAAAGTGCGACATCCGGCACAGGTTACCCTGTTGCGGGGTAACCATGAGTGTCGCAGTGCCACTCGATCGTATGGATTTTACGACGAGTGCCTTGCACAGTACGGCTCTGCGAATGTCTGGAGGATGTGTTGCCGTGCCTTCGATCTCTTGCCGCTGGCGGCGATCATTGATGGCAATATATTTTGCGTTCATGGCGGCTTGTCGCCGGAGATCCAGCGATTGGATGAGTTCCGTAAACTGGATCGCTGCCACGAGATACCCGAGAGTGGAGTCATAGCTGATCTCCTCTGGAGCGATCCCCAGGAAGCGCCTGGATGGACGGCGTCGCCACGTGGGCATGGAAAACTCTTTGGTGGCGATGTCGTGGAGCAGTTCACCCGCAGCAATAGTATCTCTCTCATATGCAGGGCTCACCAGTTGGCCAGGGATGGCTTTCGGtggcattttggccaaaagctgGTGACTATCTGGTCAGCACCCAACTATTGCTATCGCTGCGGCAACAAAGCGGCAATTCTGCGTATAAATTCTGTTGGGGATTACgattttaaagtatttgaaGCGCAGGCGCTGCACTCCAAGCCGCAGCCAAGGAAACCGAAAAAGCGTTGTCGTCAATTTTTTCTATGA